One window of Ralstonia pickettii DTP0602 genomic DNA carries:
- a CDS encoding colicin V synthesis protein (K03558: cvpA; membrane protein required for colicin V production): MQPTFFDYAVVFILLASAMLGVLRGLVREVLSLIGWVVAFWVAFRYGAVAAGWMPESLPGGELARHALAFVVLLIGTVLGASLAGMVVGQLLESTGLKPADRGLGLVFGLMRGALLVMVMVTLASLTKLPEEPFWRDAVSRPYVMQAMDSVKPWLPPELAKYVKT, from the coding sequence ATGCAGCCGACTTTCTTCGATTACGCCGTGGTCTTCATCCTGCTCGCCTCCGCCATGCTGGGCGTGCTGCGCGGCCTGGTGCGCGAGGTGCTGTCGCTGATCGGCTGGGTGGTGGCGTTCTGGGTGGCGTTCCGTTACGGCGCGGTGGCCGCGGGCTGGATGCCCGAGTCGCTGCCCGGCGGCGAACTGGCCCGCCATGCGCTGGCCTTCGTGGTGCTGCTGATCGGCACCGTGCTCGGGGCCTCGCTGGCCGGCATGGTGGTCGGCCAGCTGCTGGAGAGCACCGGGCTCAAGCCGGCCGACCGCGGGCTCGGGCTGGTATTTGGATTGATGCGCGGCGCGCTGCTGGTGATGGTGATGGTCACGCTGGCCAGCCTCACCAAGCTGCCGGAAGAACCGTTCTGGCGCGACGCGGTAAGCCGCCCTTATGTGATGCAGGCCATGGATTCCGTCAAGCCATGGCTGCCGCCGGAGCTGGCGAAGTACGTCAAGACATGA
- the trpA gene encoding tryptophan synthase subunit alpha (catalyzes the formation of indole and glyceraldehyde 3-phosphate from indoleglycerol phosphate in tryptophan biosynthesis~K01695: trpA; tryptophan synthase alpha chain [EC:4.2.1.20]): protein MSRIQKTFAALAAQQKKGLIPFITAGDPEPGLTVALMHALVAGGADVIELGVPFSDPMADGPVIQRASERALAQGVSLRQVLQWVREFRQTNADTPVVLMGYANPIERMGEQAFAAAAREAGVDGVLVVDYPPEECESFARLMRDNGMDPIFLLAPTSTDARIEAVARVASGYLYYVSLRGVTGSAAIDLDSVAARLPLIKQHANLPVGVGFGIRDAQTARAIGSVADAVVIGSRLVQLLEDTPREQAVATLQAFIAEIRQALDS, encoded by the coding sequence ATGTCCCGTATCCAGAAGACGTTCGCGGCGCTGGCCGCGCAGCAGAAGAAGGGCCTGATTCCGTTTATCACCGCCGGCGATCCCGAGCCCGGCCTGACCGTGGCGCTGATGCATGCGCTGGTGGCCGGCGGCGCCGACGTGATCGAGCTGGGTGTGCCGTTCTCCGACCCGATGGCCGACGGCCCGGTGATCCAGCGCGCCTCGGAGCGCGCGCTGGCGCAGGGCGTGTCGCTGAGGCAGGTGCTGCAATGGGTGCGCGAATTCCGCCAGACCAACGCCGACACCCCGGTGGTGCTGATGGGCTACGCCAACCCGATCGAGCGCATGGGCGAGCAGGCCTTTGCCGCGGCCGCGCGCGAGGCCGGCGTGGACGGCGTGCTGGTGGTCGACTATCCGCCCGAGGAGTGTGAATCGTTCGCCAGGCTGATGCGCGACAACGGCATGGATCCGATCTTCCTGCTGGCGCCGACTTCGACCGACGCGCGCATCGAAGCGGTGGCCCGCGTGGCCAGCGGCTATCTTTACTACGTGTCGCTCAGGGGCGTGACCGGCTCGGCCGCGATCGACCTGGACAGCGTGGCGGCGCGCCTGCCGCTGATCAAGCAGCACGCCAACCTGCCAGTCGGTGTAGGCTTCGGCATCCGCGACGCGCAGACTGCGCGCGCGATCGGCAGTGTGGCCGATGCCGTGGTGATTGGCAGCCGCCTGGTGCAGTTGCTGGAAGACACGCCGCGCGAGCAGGCGGTGGCAACGCTGCAGGCGTTTATCGCCGAGATCCGCCAGGCGCTGGACAGCTGA
- a CDS encoding acetyl-CoA carboxylase carboxyl transferase subunit beta (K01963: accD; acetyl-CoA carboxylase carboxyl transferase subunit beta [EC:6.4.1.2]) — protein MSWLDKLLPPKIQQTDPRTRKGIPEGLWVKCPSCESTLYRTDVEANLHVCPKCDHHMRINARARLDALLDAEGRYEIGQEIVPVDALKFKDSKKYPDRIKAAMDETGETDAMVVMGGAIHTIPVVVSCFEFEFMGGSMGSVVGERFVRGAQAALEQKVPFICFTATGGARMQESLLSLLQMAKTTAMLNQLSAAKLPFISVLTDPTMGGVSASFAFLGDVVIAEPKALIGFAGPRVIEQTVREKLPEGFQRSEFLIQKGAIDMIVDRRKLRAELAQLLALLQKQPADAVA, from the coding sequence ATGAGCTGGTTGGATAAACTCCTGCCTCCCAAGATTCAACAGACCGACCCCCGTACCCGCAAGGGCATCCCGGAGGGGTTGTGGGTCAAGTGCCCGTCGTGCGAGTCCACCCTGTACCGGACCGACGTCGAGGCCAACCTGCACGTCTGCCCGAAATGCGACCACCACATGCGCATCAACGCGCGTGCACGCCTGGACGCACTGCTGGACGCCGAAGGCCGCTATGAGATCGGCCAGGAGATCGTGCCGGTCGACGCCCTCAAGTTCAAGGACTCCAAGAAGTACCCGGACCGCATCAAGGCGGCCATGGACGAGACCGGCGAGACCGACGCCATGGTGGTGATGGGCGGTGCCATCCACACCATCCCGGTGGTGGTGAGCTGCTTCGAGTTCGAGTTCATGGGTGGTTCGATGGGCTCCGTGGTGGGCGAGCGCTTCGTGCGCGGCGCGCAGGCCGCGCTGGAGCAGAAGGTGCCGTTTATCTGCTTTACCGCCACCGGCGGCGCGCGCATGCAGGAAAGCCTGCTGTCGCTGCTGCAGATGGCCAAGACCACCGCCATGCTGAACCAGCTGAGCGCGGCCAAGCTGCCGTTCATCAGCGTGCTGACCGACCCGACCATGGGTGGCGTGTCGGCCAGCTTCGCCTTCCTGGGCGATGTGGTGATCGCCGAGCCCAAGGCGCTGATCGGCTTTGCCGGGCCGCGCGTGATCGAACAGACTGTGCGCGAGAAGCTGCCCGAAGGCTTCCAGCGCTCGGAGTTCCTGATTCAGAAGGGCGCCATCGACATGATCGTCGACCGCCGCAAGCTGCGTGCGGAACTGGCGCAGCTGCTGGCGCTGCTGCAGAAGCAGCCCGCCGACGCGGTGGCATAA
- a CDS encoding sporulation protein (K03749: dedD; DedD protein) translates to MGLLSLFSSRKGNDPAPERARRQRTDPGAGIASSRRLAEEYADDTLDPEFPHKQRARRRLIGAVVLVVAAVIVLPIVFETKPRPVSDDVSVKVANGVSQKPRVEPRKADPLPPAPAGRNDAAALDAGEEIVSAPQKPAATAAADKPAQKAEAKAEARQGSGKYLILIGAFSSEERAKNWLARLKASKVPAYVEKKVLADGERILLRAGPFSDREAADAADKRVRAVGLTSRVVEQ, encoded by the coding sequence ATGGGCCTGCTTTCGCTGTTTTCTTCCCGCAAGGGCAACGACCCGGCACCAGAGCGTGCGCGGCGCCAGCGCACCGACCCGGGTGCAGGCATTGCCTCGTCGCGCCGCCTGGCCGAGGAATATGCCGACGATACGCTCGACCCTGAATTCCCGCATAAGCAGCGCGCACGCCGCCGCCTGATCGGCGCCGTGGTGCTGGTGGTGGCTGCCGTGATCGTGCTGCCCATCGTGTTCGAGACCAAGCCGCGGCCGGTGTCCGATGATGTCTCGGTAAAGGTAGCCAACGGCGTGTCGCAGAAGCCCCGCGTGGAGCCGCGCAAGGCCGATCCGCTGCCGCCCGCCCCGGCGGGGCGCAATGATGCCGCGGCGCTGGATGCCGGCGAGGAAATCGTCAGCGCGCCGCAGAAGCCCGCGGCCACTGCAGCCGCGGACAAGCCTGCACAGAAGGCCGAGGCCAAGGCGGAAGCCAGGCAGGGCAGCGGCAAGTACCTGATCCTGATCGGCGCCTTCTCCTCCGAAGAGCGGGCGAAGAACTGGCTGGCCAGGCTCAAGGCGAGCAAGGTGCCGGCTTACGTCGAAAAGAAAGTGCTGGCCGATGGCGAGCGCATCCTGCTGCGTGCCGGTCCCTTCAGCGACCGCGAAGCCGCCGACGCCGCCGACAAGCGCGTGCGCGCGGTGGGCCTGACCTCGCGGGTCGTGGAACAGTAA
- a CDS encoding folylpolyglutamate synthase (K11754: folC; dihydrofolate synthase / folylpolyglutamate synthase [EC:6.3.2.12 6.3.2.17]) translates to MPVFHTLPEWLAHLETAHPVGIDMGLTRITRVKEALGLRIDAVVFTVGGTNGKGSTCAMLERILLEAGYKVGCHTSPHLISFNERARINGEMTTDAQLLPHFEAVERARNSFADPISLTYFEFTTLAIIHAFAAAGLDAIILEVGLGGRLDAVNVIDTDCAIITSVDIDHTQYLGNTREEIGFEKAGIFRPGVPAICGDPMPPKSLVAHAEAIGAELWLMGRDFHFQAAKGQERQQWDWSGGDRKLNGLGYPALRGANQLLNAAAALAALQAMRPRLPVSAQEVRNGLAFVELPGRFQVLPGRPAVILDVAHNPHAAATLGQNLENMGFFRYTYAVFGAMQDKDIAGVLQHVADKVDHWCLCDLPTERAASAADVLAKLEAGGFRPGPDATAACFSSPEAAFRDAIERATENDRILVFGSFYTVAGVMAYRATQAN, encoded by the coding sequence ATGCCTGTCTTCCACACGCTCCCCGAATGGCTCGCCCATCTCGAAACCGCCCATCCCGTGGGTATCGACATGGGCCTGACGCGCATCACGCGCGTGAAAGAGGCCCTCGGGCTGCGCATCGACGCGGTGGTGTTCACCGTGGGCGGCACCAACGGCAAGGGTTCCACCTGCGCGATGCTCGAACGCATCCTGCTGGAGGCCGGCTACAAGGTCGGCTGCCATACCTCGCCGCACCTGATCTCGTTCAATGAGCGCGCGCGCATCAACGGCGAAATGACCACCGATGCGCAGCTGCTGCCGCATTTCGAGGCGGTCGAGCGCGCGCGCAACAGCTTTGCCGATCCCATCAGCCTGACGTACTTCGAGTTCACCACGCTGGCGATCATCCACGCCTTCGCCGCGGCCGGGCTGGACGCGATCATCCTGGAAGTGGGACTGGGCGGGCGGCTTGATGCGGTCAATGTGATCGACACTGACTGCGCGATCATCACCAGCGTCGATATCGACCACACCCAGTACCTGGGCAATACCCGCGAGGAAATCGGCTTCGAGAAGGCCGGCATCTTCCGCCCGGGCGTGCCGGCGATCTGCGGCGATCCGATGCCGCCCAAGTCGCTGGTGGCGCACGCCGAGGCCATCGGCGCCGAGCTGTGGCTGATGGGCCGCGATTTCCATTTCCAGGCCGCCAAGGGCCAGGAGCGCCAGCAATGGGACTGGAGCGGCGGCGACCGCAAGCTCAACGGGCTGGGCTACCCGGCGCTGCGCGGCGCCAACCAGCTGTTGAATGCCGCCGCGGCGCTAGCGGCGCTGCAGGCCATGCGCCCGCGCCTGCCGGTGAGCGCACAGGAGGTGCGCAACGGACTCGCCTTCGTCGAACTGCCGGGACGCTTCCAGGTGCTGCCAGGACGGCCCGCGGTGATCCTCGACGTGGCGCACAATCCGCATGCGGCCGCAACGCTGGGGCAGAACCTGGAGAATATGGGCTTCTTCCGCTATACCTACGCGGTGTTCGGCGCGATGCAGGACAAGGATATCGCCGGGGTGCTGCAGCACGTGGCCGACAAGGTGGACCACTGGTGCCTGTGCGACCTGCCGACCGAGCGCGCCGCCAGCGCGGCCGACGTGCTGGCGAAGCTGGAGGCTGGCGGTTTCCGCCCCGGACCGGACGCCACCGCGGCCTGCTTTTCCAGCCCGGAGGCGGCATTCCGCGACGCCATCGAGCGAGCCACCGAGAATGATAGAATTCTGGTCTTCGGATCGTTCTATACCGTTGCCGGCGTGATGGCCTACCGGGCCACGCAGGCGAACTGA